GACATCCTCATGATGGGTCCGGCAATTAACACAGGGAAAAAAGCCACAAACAAAAAGTAATCTTCTACTTTAACAATAGGTTTTGTTGAATCACGATAGGTGTCAACTGCCGCAGCAATCACTTGAAAAGTATAAAAACTGATCGCAAGTGGTAGGGCAATGTGGATGAGATCAGGAACTTGTTTAAAGAACGGATAGTTGGTTAGATCAGCAAGAACCTTACTGAAAAAATAAATATATTTAAAAAATCCTAAATTGATTAGGTTGAGTGCAACTGTAAATCCAACCCAAAACTTTGTAGGACTTAATTTGATTTTGCGATACAAAAGGTAATTGATACTGATTACTACGAAAAAGTGGAAAGTCAGTGCCAAAGAAAAGTAGGCATAAAAACCGATTCCTGCAAGGAGCAGAAAATACTTTCGAACCTCTTTGGGGAGGGCCCAATAAAGCAAATAAACAATGGAAAAGAAGATTAAAAATGGGATTGAGTTGAACAACATATCAAGGAAGGAATTGTCTCTCCCAGTAATCGGTTTCCGAACTTGGTGTCAATCCTTCTTTCAGGTGGTTAAATTCCGTTTCGTCCTCTTCGGTTTCCCGTTTGACCCATTCTGCGTAAAATTCTTCTGAGGTCATTCGTTTGGTCCGAAGCCTACGAGCAAAATTAACAATCTCCTTATCGGATGTGATCACCAAACACTGTGAAGGTACTGGACATAAGTTGAGGTAGCCAATGATGAGTTCATCAGCTTTTTTCTCATGGCTGTAATGGATAGAGAATTCACCCAAATCTTCCGAATAACAATCCGAGGTAAGATCCTTTTTTCCGTCAAAAAATACTAAGATTTTAGAATGTTTATTCTTAGCATAAAATCGTTTGAGGTGAGCTAATAACCCATCCCGGGCATCTTGTAATCGGTATTCCCCCAAACAAAAAGCCAAATCGGGATATTTATACATCAGATTCATCCCATCGATCAGGATTCTCTCAATTACGGGCACAACTCTATTGAAACCACTTGCCAGATCCGATTAAACCAAAAAAACGTAAACATGGGGAAAAAAATAATCATCGTCGGTGCCTCGAGTGGGATCGGAAAAGCCATAGCAGAAGCTGAATTGAACGCGGGGAATTCCGTGGTTCTTTTGGCCAGGAGGGAAAAGTCCCTAGAATCCATTGCCAAAAAAGCCAATTTAGGAAAAGAGAAAAGAGCCTTTCCTTTGGTCTTTGATGTGACAAAGTTTTCCACAGCGGAAAAAACCTTCGGGAAAGCGGTGAGTTTACTTGGCAATGTGGATGAAGTGTATTTTGCATCCGGTGTGATGCCTGAAATCTCTCCTAACGAATACAATACGACCAAAGACTTAGAAATGTTAAATGTTAACCTTTTAGGTGCTGTTGCTTTCTTAAATCCCGTAGCTACTTATTTTGCAAAACAAAAATCTGGTAAAATTATAGGAATCTCTTCGATTGCAGGAGAACGAGGACGCAAAGGAAATCCAGTTTACAATACTTCCAAAGCTGCATTAAACACATACCTTGAAGCTCTTCGCAACCGACTATCAGAATCCAATGTCCAAGTAACAACCATTAAACCTGGATTTGTGATTACGGAAATGACTAAGGGTTTGAAACTTCCGGAAAAAGGATTAATGAAAGCAATCACAGCCGAAGAAGCTGCAGAAAAAATTCGCACCATTGTGGCAAATGGAAAAGACGAAGCATTTGTTCCTGGGATTTGGGCTTTGGTTGGTCTTATCATTCGTAACATTCCCAATTTCATTTTTAAAAAACTGAGTATATAACATGGTCGCAAAAAAAACAAAATCCATTCCTGATGTGAAAGTTCCCAAAAAGGAAAAAGTCGAAGCATGGGGGATGAGTTCCTTTTCTCTTTCCTCTGTATTTCATCCAGAAACAGAAGAAGAAATCAAAGAACTCTTTGTATGGGCAAACCAAACTGGCACCAAAATAGCGTTACGCGGTGGTGGTTGTAGTTATGGAGATGCTTCCACCAATACAGATGGAATTGTTTTGGATCTAACTCGCTTCAACAAGGTTTTAGATTTTAATTTGAAAACCGGTGTGATGACGGTCCAATCCGGAGCCCGCATCAAAGACCTTTGGGAAACAGGAATTGAAAATGGATATTGGCCTCCTGTAGTCTCTGGTACCATGATGCCAACCCTCGGTGGTGCACTTTCTATGAACATTCATGGAAAAAATAACTTCAAGGTAGGAACCATTGGTGAACATATCAAAGAATTTACTTTCCTTACTGCTAAAGGCGATATCTTAGTTTGTTCTCCAAAAAAAAATACAGATCTATTTTATTCTGCGATTTCCGGCTTCGGGATGTTAGGTTGTTTTTTAACAGTACAAATTAAAATGAAACCAATATATGCAGGTAAGATGAAAATTGATCCAGTATATGTTAGAAACTTTGATGAACTTTTTGCCTACTTTGAAGAGCATTATAAATCTTCCGATTATTTAGTGGGTTGGATTGATGCCTTTGCTTCAGGAAAATCAATGGGTAGAGGTCAAATCCACAAGGCCACCAATTTAAAGGAAGGAGAGGATCCTGATTTTCCTGGTAACTGTTTATTAGAAAGACAACACCTTCCCTCTCGCCTATTCTATGTGATTCCTAAAAAATGGATGTGGATACTTATGCGTCCCTTTAGTTTTAATTTAGGAATGCGCCTTATTAATTTAGCGAAGTGTATTGCAAGTATTCTTGTAAACCATAAGGCTTATTACCAAGGTCATGCGGAATATGCTTTTCTTTTGGACTATGTTCCCAATTGGAAGTTTGTTTACAAACCTGGTGGAATGATCCAATACCAAGTTTTTATCCCCAAAGAGAACGCCAAACAAGCATTCCGTGAAATCTTCACCATTTGCCAAGAAAGAGGGATAGTAAACTATCTATCTGTTTTCAAAAAACACAAACCAGACCCATTTCTTTTAACTCACGCAGTGGATGGATTTTCTATGGCAATGGACTTCCCTGTTACCAAAGGGAACAGAGATAAACTCTGGTCTTTATGCCATGAAATGGATGAAATTGTTCTGAAACACAAAGGTAGATTTTATTTTGCTAAGGACTCCACGCTACGCAAACGTGTGATGGAATCTTACTTTCCAAAAGAAAATCTCAAAAGGTTTTATTCTTTGAAGAAAAAGTATGATCCAAAAGGGATTTTGCAAACTGACCTTTACAAACGAGTGTTTTTAACTTAACCGCTAAAATTCTCGCGTGCTCTTAAATACACGCGAGAGACACAGCCCAAGATTGTAATAGATTCAAACGAAAACTGAAATACGGGCGAAAGGAATTAGATATTCATTCGTCTGTACAAATAGTACGCCGCTGTGGTAAAAATTACGGGTGTCATCCACATTCCGATCCAGATGGGTAAGGCACCATTTTCCGCCAACGTTTTAGCAGTCGAATTCAAAATATAATACAATAATACAACAGCAATGGTAAGTCCAAGACTTGCTACACCTGCAGAACGTTTGGTGATCGCACCAGCAAGAGCTCCGAGTGCTACCACAACAAAAGACATGAGTGGCATAGCAAATGCCATGTGTTGTTGGATAATCACATTACGGAAAGGAATTCCTTTTGTGATCCTGGACTGAATTTCATCGGCTAATTCAAAAAAATTCATTTCCTCTGGATTACGAATAGGTTTGGAAAAATAAGCCAAGTCTTCCGGAAAGTCATAGGTTTTTTCAGGATACTTAATCCGAGACACAAGTTCTAGATTTTCATTAAACCTGACTTCTTCCGCATCATACAAAACCCAACTGTGTGGGGAAGGAATGAATTTTGCTTTTTGGGAGGATACAGTGTACGTTGGATGACCATCGGGAGTGATTTCAATATAATTGAATCCGCCTTTTACGGTTTTTTCTTTTTCATCGATCCAGTAGACATAATAGAATCCCTTTTTTCCTTTGATATGCAATTGGTAAACAAAATCAATCAAGCGATTGGAGCCCTTAGCCATTATACTATATTCGATCTGTGCTTGTTTGTTGGCAGGAATCACAACCGTTTGGCCAAAGAGAGTCATAATCAGCCACATAGAGATTCCAAAAAATAAAATTGGAGTAATGATTCGAATGAAGGAAACTCCGGCAACCATCATCGCCACAAGTTCTTTGTTTACACTGAATTGACCGATGACAAAACAAACTGAAAACATAAGAGCCGGCGCCACCACCTGATCCACCATAGATGGTAACGAATACAAAACATGCAAATAAACATGTGTTTGATTTACTTTCGAAGATACTAAATACTTCATCACATCTGTGAATTTATAAATCACAATCATGGATGTAAGCATAATAAGAGTACCAATAAAGGTTTTAAAAAAATCTAAAAATAAATAACGATCTAAAGTACGAAAAGGAATGAACTCTTTTTTGAACCAAAGAAAGGGTGCTAACAACAAATTCATAAAAATTCCAATAACAACATACTCATATCATCGGAAATTCGTTTTGCCGAAAATGACATTGAGTCCTCATATAGAGCATTCAAAAATTCTTCACCTTTTTTGTCAGAATGATTTTTTATCGAAGATAGTAAATGTTCGTCTCCATAAATCTCTCCTGCCGTATCGAAAACTTCCAAAATGCCATCAGAATAGAGTAAAATTCGATCTCCTGAATTGGGTGTGATAGAAAAATCTTTTAGATTAGGTTTTAAGAAGGAAACAATTAGGGTTCCCATCCCTTCCATAAACTTAGGATCGGAATCTTTTTCCATTCGGATGAGGGGTGGGTGACCTGCAATGGAATACTGGATTTCTCTTGTGATTGTATCTACAAACAATACACAAGCACTGATATGGTTATTGGGAACTAATGTTTGTAAATCGGTATGAATAGATTTTAAACAAGCAGAAGGTTCCGTTTGATTTCCGTGAATTTTAAAAGCAAGGACGGCCATAGCAGAAACCATTGCAGATGCAATTCCATGACCTGAGACATCAGCAAAAAAAAGGGCTAACTTTCCATCCTCTCTTTCCAAATAACTGATGGCATCACCCCCCACTTGTCCAAAGGATCGAAAAAAAGAATGGAGTTTCACACCTTTTGTTTTCGGCCACTGGGTGGTTACCAAATTGGACTGGGTTTCATTTGCCAAATCCAATTCGTTTAACATACGATCTTGAAATCCTTTGAGTTGGGATTCTGAAATTCGGAGTTTTTCAACAGAGCTTAGGCGAATATTGAGTGTTAAATACGAAACGAGAGCTGGTGTGATGATAGCAGAAAGATACAATGGCAAATCCACTTGTGGTTCTTTTGTATAAAGACCAATGATAATTCCTGCAGAAGATACAGTTCCCAAATAGGAAACAAGAGATCTTCTATCCACAAAACTAACTCCAATACAAGAGAGTACCAAAATCATTCCCACCAGATAACCAATATAAAGTGAGTTCCAATAGAGAAGAATGAGAGAATGAGCACTCATTGTGTAAAAGAAAAACAACATGATAGATTGGATTTGTTTTCGAACCCAATCAGATACATAAGTAGCAAAGAAAAAACCTAAAGTTATGGAGGCATGTAAAACACGAATCCACTTAGGATCATACAATCTCAACTCATCAATGGGTGCAAAAATTCCAAAACCGATAAAACTAAAAAATACAACGAGGCAGATTCTTGAAATCTTCATTACCTCATCATCTAGTTTAAATCGTTCTTGGAAGGATTGTTTTATCATACCAAATGGTTGGATCCAAATTTAGTTTTAAAATGTTCAGGAAGAGCTGATGGTTTTTGCAATTCAAAATCGAACCAAACAAAAGCGGCGTTTCCAGTCAAAACACATTCCTCGTTTTCATTCCACATAGAACAAATCACAGTAAAGGCCCGTGAGGAAATAGAATCCACTTCTAAGGTGATCTCTAAAGTGGCAGGGAAAACTACTTGTTTACGGTAATCCATATCCAAATGAGTGAGCACGGGGCCTGCTTTAACAGGCTTTAGTGGAGAGTCCCAAAGCGCTTCTTTTGTAAAATAATCAGCCCTGGCAGATTCAAAATATCTGACGTAAGTAACATTGTTTACATGTCCGAAGGCATCCATCTCACCCCAAACAACTTGTTGGGTGAATTTATGTTTGTATTTGATTGGTTTTGACATTTTATGTTACCGAACTTCAAATAAGGAAAGAGACAAAACTTTGCCATCTCTATCCTTTACTTGCAAACGATACTCTCCCTTCTTTGGTTCCCAGAGGTAAGGTCCTCCTGCGGAACCAATCTTTTCATCGTTTAAATAATAAGAATACGAAACCTCGTAGGAACTGAAAGTAAAGAGGATTTTTTGACGGCCCAAAGGAATATCTGGATCCAACGCGAAAATACTTCCATTCACGGGAGTAAGAATTCTCTTTGACTTTGTTTTCTCTACTCCACTGTCCTTAGACAGATTAAACTCTGTGTCTGTAGGGTTTTTAAAATCAGGTTCTTTTAATTTGGAATCTAGCGACTCATGTAAAACATCCATTGCCTCTCGCCAAACAGGAGCAGCACCAGTAATGCCCGAAACATCTAACATAGGAGCGCCAGTAGGATTTCCGACCCAAACACCTACTGTATAAAATTCCGAGTAACCAATACACCAATTGTCTCTCATGTCTTGGCTTGTTCCTGTTTTGACTGATGTATAATACGATGTTGATAAATAATTATCCCATCCAAACCCAAGGGACCGAGCTTCTCGATCAGCAAGAATTTCCGATACCATATAACTTACGGTAGGTGAAAATATCGTTCGAGTTGAGGAACTTTTTTTAGATGGTTGGAAGGTAAATTCAGAATAAACTCCTGCATTGGCAAGAGTGCGGTAAGCGTTGGTAAGTTCCAGTAGAGTCATATCTGCCGTTCCTAATGCCAAGGAGGGACCATAAAACTCTGGATAACGAAGGCCTGTGATTCCCAACCTCTCTAAGATAGATACAAATTCATTGATATCTAAAAAAGACAAAGCACGGATGGCAGGAATATTGAGGGAGGAGGCTAAACTTTGCCTCACTGTTACATTTCCTTTATAGGATTTATCATAGTTTAACGGTCGATAGATGCCTTGGTAAACAGGAATTCCCACAGGAGAATCGGAAAGAATAGAATCGGGAGTGAGTTTATTTTCTTGGAAGTTCTGTGCATATACAAATGGTTTTAGAGTGGATCCGACTTGTCTTTTGCTTCGGATGAGATCTAGTTTCGCAACAGAACTTTCTTCTCCAATATTGGGAACATAAACCAGAACTTGCCCCGTACGGTTGTCGAGAACGATGACGGCCCCATCTTTAACATTTTTATCTGCGAGAGTTTTTACATTTCTCTTTAGGATCTCTTCTACTTTTCTTTGAAAGTTTAAGGATAAGGAAGATGTTATTTTCGAGTTCGAATTTTTATCTTCTTTGGAAAAATCGAAAAGAGCCTTTGCGAATAAAGGGACAAAGGAGGGATACTGTGCGTAGTCCAAGTTACGAAACAAAGATTCTCTTACCAAACGAGAAATGGCTGAACAATCATCTACACCGTCTCTTTCCATTTTCAGTAAACAAACACGTTTCACAACTTTTTCAATGGAACTTTGTGGGGAACGAATGAGAGCAGCGAGCACATAAGTTTCATTAGGTGACAGTGCTTCAGGAGATTTTCGAAACAGTCCCTTACTCGCGGAACTAATTCCTTTCAGTTCCCCTCGAAAGTATATCAAGTTGATATAAGCGGTAAAAATTTCTTCCTTCGTCCAAGTTTCTTCCAAATCCACGGCCCTTTGGATTTGTTTTAGTTTTTGAAATATAGTTTTACGTTTGGATTCTTTCGGTTGTAATTCCGGGTCCAAAAGAGAGGCGAGCTGCATGGTAATGGTAGAACCACCACGTAACGAAGACCCCGTGAGATTTCCCAGGAAGGAGGAAACAAGAGCATTCGAATCCACTCCTCCATGGGAAAAGAATCGTTTGTCTTCTGCATGAACGACTGACTCAACTAAAAATTTGGGGAGTTGGTTATAGTCCGCCCATTCTTCCGATCGATACGTATTCTGGATTCTGTACCTTTGGACAAGTTCACCACTCCGGTCAAACAGTTGTATGTCGGAAGGTTTGTAGCTAGATTTTACTTCTTCATAGGTTGGTAAAGCCCAAAGGGAAGACCCTACGGCAAAGAAATAAATAACAATAGTAGAAATAAAAAAGCGTATGATTCCAAAATCAAAACGGTTTGGTTTACCGAGGAGTGGTCTCGGCATTTTCATAACCCGTTTCGATGATGGAGTGGCTTCCATACTCCCTTACCTTATGAGGAACCGAAGCCCAAATTTTATCAATAGCTTGCCGTTCCGGAATTTGACATAAAATCAAAAATGGCTTTTTAGTAGAGACACAAAAGGTATATAGTTGTTCCAACATCTCTTTCATTCGGGTGGGAGTTTCCGACCAATACGTGTAAGGTGGATCTAAATAAAATATATAAGCCTCTTCCTCACCCAACTCCCACTTTAACGTATGTTTGGTTGCATCTTTCCGAAACAATTGAACATTGGTAAGTCCTCGAAAAAGGGAATGGAGTTGTCTAAACCTAGTTTGGTCTAACTCGTACGTCAAAAGTCTTTTCACAGACAGGCTATAAGCTTCAGCGGAAATCTGCCCACTGCCCGAAAAGTAATCACAAAATAAAACAGAATCAAAACCGAGACCCCAAGAAAGAAGACGAGAGTCCATAAGAGAGAAGATGGCTTTTTTCATAAGGCTATTCGTAAAATTCAAATGCCCCGAAACATCTGGTGGGGAAGGAATTTCTTTTCCTTTCCACTTTCCTTGTGATACACGTAATCCTTTCATTTATTTCCCTGAAGATTTAATCTCTTCCAGTTGAGATAACACGTGTTTGGAGGGAGAGTTGGATTCAATTTCTGAAAAAATTTTCTTTGCTTCCGACTCGTTTTTTAAATCCATCAGCCCAAGCCCATACAATAGAAGTGCATCGTTGTATTTGGGGCTTTGTTTCCCCGACTTTTGAAAGTCTTTTCCCCATTCGATGAGTAAATCGGACTCCCCGAAAACAACGGCTCGTTCCATAAATAGATAAATGGCATTCCAGTAATGAACCGACGATCTAAAGTTAGGTGGCGCTTCCCTGACCACCTTAGTTTTCAGCTGGGACCAATTTTCCTCAGTCGAGACATAGAGGAAAAAAATACGAGGATCTTTTTCTCCGTCGGCTGTGTTCAAGTATTGGAGGGACCCTTTGGATACGGTTGCGTAATTTCCTTTTTTGAATTCTGTATAGAGGGTCGAAAAACCGGAGGCCTCGCCCCAAAGGAGCGATGGTAGAATCAAAAAACCAAAAATATACTGAAAATAAGTCAAATTACAGTTCGGTGATATTCGCAGATCCGCACATAGGGCAGATCAATTCCCAAGAATCGAGGTATTCGTCCTCCCCTTCGGCTTCCCAACGGTGGTCACAATCCTCACAAGCATACGTTACGACGTCTTCGTTGAGGCTATCCGCTTCGAATTCGTCATCTTCTAAAAAGTCATCTTCCATACCCTTCTCACTAAATCACAAAGAAAAAGCCGTGTCAAGTGGGGAGGGCAAAAAAAAATGGGAACCAACGATGGCGATTTACTCCCGGTACGAACCGCACAGAAAGAAGAAATCAAAGACACCGCTAATTTTATTGGTTTTAGCGCTTGGTCTGTCCGTGTTAGGGTTTACCTATAGAAAAGAAATTTATTTTCTTTTTGCAAAAGACCAAAGTGTCAGGGCAGAAAAAACCAAAGAAAAAACAATCGAACTCTGGAAATCAGGTAATCTGAAAGAAAAAGATATAGAAGACTTCCAATCGATTGCGACCACCTATTCTGAAAAAGATCCCACAGATCCAGTTGCTTTTCATTTAATTGCGCGAAGTTTATTTTGGAATTTATATAGAATTGGAATTTATTTTGATCACGATAGTTTGATTTTGCATTTAGGATCAGAATTCCAAGATTTTATTGGTTCTTCAGTTTTGGCAGATTCTACTTTGGATTCTGTTTTTTGGAACGCAAGGACAGCAGAGTCATTCTCCTCGTCTCCCTTTTATGATTGGGAAAACAATAAAGTTTTGTTATTCCTTGGGGAAACACATCGTCACGTCAAAAGACCCCAAGTTCTCATAAACGAATATGGAAATTTGGATCGTTCTAAACTTTCCCCTGAGTTTCAAACGGTTTATATTTGGTTACTCACCTTCAATACTATGTTAGCTGGTGATGCATCAGGACTCGATAAACTCATCACAATTACAAAAGACCCAAGTTACAAAGCTGGAATTCAATTCACACCTAGAGAAGAGAATTTTTTACGAGGCCTCGGAAAGTATTATAAAAAAGATTATGTAGGTGCTTTGTCACTACTCAGGCAAGCAAAGTCAAACAATCCCGATCGAATTACCGAAACTTCTATCATTACGGAAGCCACAATCTTTCACTTACAAAATCTTTCCCAAAAAGGAATTGATCTATTGGAAGAATTTTACCTTTCTTCTGGTAAAAAGAATGCGGAGATTCCTATCCTCATTGCGAAGATGATTGTGGAAAAACCGGGAGCCAAAACCAAACTAGATCTAACACCGGAAAAAAAAGAATGATTGGTTTGTTATCTCTACTTTCTCGTTTTATGTCTAAAAACTCTTGGAAACGTTTTACGATCACGAGCCAGATTACCCTTTGTTTTCTACTCATATTCATTTCTTTTTCCCACTGCGGATTATTTTACAAAGGTGTTCCTAAGGCCGGTGAGTTTTGTTATGTTCTCATAAAACCTCCGGAATGTTTGTATGTAGACTTCGAAGCCAAAAAATTAATTTGGAACGATGTTGAATATACTTTGGAAGAAAAACTTCGAATGGATTATTTTTTTAAATCCAATGACGAATTGTATGAACTCACGGTCTCCACAGTGAATCGTGTGGAATTAAAAAATCTTACCACAGCAAACTTTAACAAGTTTTATATGAGAAAAAAAGATAAGTTTGCCGAGATCCCAACTCCGGATGCCAAACATGAGTAAGTCCATTGAGGAAATCCAAAAAGAAATCATAGCAGAATTCTCTGACCTAACAGATTGGGAAGAGAAGTTTCAATATTTGATAGAGTTAGGTGAAGGACTTCCTCCTTATCCAAATGAAAAACGAACAGAAGAATATATAGTCCCCGGTTGCCAATCACGAGTTTGGGTAGCACCAAAACTAGAAGCAGGAAAATTAGAATTTGATGCGGATAGTGACACTGCTCTCACAAAAGGTCTAATTGCTATTCTCATACGCGTGTTTTCAGGACAATCTCCGAAAGATATAGCGGATGCCTCGCTTGGTTTTATCGAAGAAGTAGGCCTTGCAAAATTTCTTTCGATCTCCAGAAGAAACGGACTTTTCTCTATGGTACAAAAACTAAAAGGATACGCAGAAAAAGTATAATCCCTTTCTTTTTTCCTTTGCAAACGATGAAGACTCGCATAGAATTCTGAAACGAATCTGAATCAGGAATTCTATGAAACAAAGTTTTATCTTTATCCTTCTATTACTCGCTTTTGTCCATTGTGGCAAAGACCTTTCCCCCTTCGGTGGTGAACCAGAAGTAAACGCACTAAAGACTCGACTAAAACCCGAATGGCCAAGTCCCAATTGGAAAGTAGTATCCCCTGAATCTGTTGGGGTATCTTCCAGCAAACTGGGGTTAGTAGAAGAGTATGCGTTCACAAGAACTGGAGATGAAACAGATAGAAAAGGTAGAAGGACCGATGCACTTGTCATTTTAAGAAACGGAAAACTCATTTATGAAAAGTATGCAAGAAATTTCTCTGAAGACAAAGTCCATTTAACTTGGTCTGTATCCAAAAGCATTTTACAAACTATGTATGGAATTGCGGTCAAAGAGGGTCTCGTTAAGTTAGATGATCCAGGTTATTATCATTACGAACCACTGAGCCGCGATGAAGCACACAAAAAAATTACCATTAGGCACCTTCTCAATATGTCCTCTGGACTTGCGGGAGAAGAAGGATATGAAAGTGGTCCCTTAAAGTCATCGGTAATTGCCATGTTGTATACAAGAGGCCGCAAAGATATGGGTGCCTTTTGTGCAGGTCTTCCTCTTCGTGCAGAACCGGGAACTCAGGTGTATTATTCTAGTTGCGATACCAATATTCTCTCGGCCATTTTGAAAAAAGTATATGGGACGGAAGAATATGACAAACTCCCATTCGAAAAAATATTCAAACCTCTGGGAATCACCAATGTCACTTTCGAAAGAGATGGTTCTGGCACTTACGTTGGATCCTCTTACTTGTATATGACAGCCAAAGACTTAGCAAAAATTGGTTATCTGTATTTAAATGATGGAATCTGGAACGGCGAACGTCTGTTACCTGAAGGTTGGATACAATTTACAAGAACCCCTGCCCCTGGATACAAATCCACCCCTTACTCAGAAGACTTATCGCAAGACAATTATACGGCTCACTGGTATGCCAACACTGGAGTTCCCGAAAGAGGAATTCACGAACCATGGCCGGATGCCCCAAAAGATACCTTTGCTGGCCTTGGGCACTGGGGACAAATGTTGTATGTGATTCCAAGCCTAGACCTAATCATTGTTCGGTTTGGAGATGATCGCGAGAAGGCATTCATCAAAAATGATTTTTTAAAATTAGTGAAAGAGTCGGTAATTCGGTAACCTTATGAAAAGAAAAATATCTGTGATCCTTTCTTTGTTGTTTTTATTTATTTTGTTTTGGGCACAATGGAACTGGAAACATCTCTCCAGTTTCCCTTCCATTATCTCTAGTTTTTATTCGAAAGAGTATTGTAGTTGTTACTTTGTGATGCAACTTTCAGAAGACCAATGTCATGACTTTGCTCGTCAGTGGGTTCCTATCAGCGAATTCAAACTCGACAAAGAAAATATGTCTATAACGGTAAAGGGACTCGGACGGACCAATACCGCGAAGTATCTTTCAAAAGAATACGGCTGTACTTTAGTGACTGATTAACAACTTAGCGATAGTAACGGATTCCGGGAAAGATGAAGTTGATCCCAAAGATAAGGCCTTTGGATTTGACTTCTTCTGGAACCGGGCCAAAGTTTTGGCCTCGAATGGAATCCATACAAGCTTGGTCGACTACCACTTGGCCTTGGGAAGTTACAAGTCTCACATCAAGCACTTGCCCTTGTTCGCTTAACATAAATAAAACTTTGGTTTCGCCTTCTTTGATTCCTTCTCTTGCCACAACACCTGCCATATCACGATAGGCATAGTTTCCACCACCAGGAGGGGCAAAGGATTCCTCAATTCGTTTCAACATATTCTTAAAATAATAATAACCTGCGAGTTGTTTGGTGGGAATGGTAAGCGCTTTTGCTCCGTCCCATCGAAACAAAAAATCCTGCTGAAATCTATAGTTAAAAGGAATTTTTGTCATCTGCCCAGAACTTGCAGATTGGTTTGGACTTTCTTCTGAATTTGAATTACTTTTAGGATCTGCTTTAAAGATACCTACTTCGAAGATTTCTTCTTCTTTGGATTGTTCCGATTTTGGTTGAGCTTTGCTCGGAGTAGAGGCAGAACTACCCATGATAAA
Above is a window of Leptospira wolbachii serovar Codice str. CDC DNA encoding:
- the pbpC gene encoding penicillin-binding protein 1C, encoding MPRPLLGKPNRFDFGIIRFFISTIVIYFFAVGSSLWALPTYEEVKSSYKPSDIQLFDRSGELVQRYRIQNTYRSEEWADYNQLPKFLVESVVHAEDKRFFSHGGVDSNALVSSFLGNLTGSSLRGGSTITMQLASLLDPELQPKESKRKTIFQKLKQIQRAVDLEETWTKEEIFTAYINLIYFRGELKGISSASKGLFRKSPEALSPNETYVLAALIRSPQSSIEKVVKRVCLLKMERDGVDDCSAISRLVRESLFRNLDYAQYPSFVPLFAKALFDFSKEDKNSNSKITSSLSLNFQRKVEEILKRNVKTLADKNVKDGAVIVLDNRTGQVLVYVPNIGEESSVAKLDLIRSKRQVGSTLKPFVYAQNFQENKLTPDSILSDSPVGIPVYQGIYRPLNYDKSYKGNVTVRQSLASSLNIPAIRALSFLDINEFVSILERLGITGLRYPEFYGPSLALGTADMTLLELTNAYRTLANAGVYSEFTFQPSKKSSSTRTIFSPTVSYMVSEILADREARSLGFGWDNYLSTSYYTSVKTGTSQDMRDNWCIGYSEFYTVGVWVGNPTGAPMLDVSGITGAAPVWREAMDVLHESLDSKLKEPDFKNPTDTEFNLSKDSGVEKTKSKRILTPVNGSIFALDPDIPLGRQKILFTFSSYEVSYSYYLNDEKIGSAGGPYLWEPKKGEYRLQVKDRDGKVLSLSLFEVR
- a CDS encoding RsmD family RNA methyltransferase; translated protein: MKGLRVSQGKWKGKEIPSPPDVSGHLNFTNSLMKKAIFSLMDSRLLSWGLGFDSVLFCDYFSGSGQISAEAYSLSVKRLLTYELDQTRFRQLHSLFRGLTNVQLFRKDATKHTLKWELGEEEAYIFYLDPPYTYWSETPTRMKEMLEQLYTFCVSTKKPFLILCQIPERQAIDKIWASVPHKVREYGSHSIIETGYENAETTPR
- a CDS encoding tetratricopeptide repeat protein, with the translated sequence MVREAPPNFRSSVHYWNAIYLFMERAVVFGESDLLIEWGKDFQKSGKQSPKYNDALLLYGLGLMDLKNESEAKKIFSEIESNSPSKHVLSQLEEIKSSGK
- a CDS encoding SufE family protein, which encodes MSKSIEEIQKEIIAEFSDLTDWEEKFQYLIELGEGLPPYPNEKRTEEYIVPGCQSRVWVAPKLEAGKLEFDADSDTALTKGLIAILIRVFSGQSPKDIADASLGFIEEVGLAKFLSISRRNGLFSMVQKLKGYAEKV
- a CDS encoding serine hydrolase domain-containing protein; protein product: MKQSFIFILLLLAFVHCGKDLSPFGGEPEVNALKTRLKPEWPSPNWKVVSPESVGVSSSKLGLVEEYAFTRTGDETDRKGRRTDALVILRNGKLIYEKYARNFSEDKVHLTWSVSKSILQTMYGIAVKEGLVKLDDPGYYHYEPLSRDEAHKKITIRHLLNMSSGLAGEEGYESGPLKSSVIAMLYTRGRKDMGAFCAGLPLRAEPGTQVYYSSCDTNILSAILKKVYGTEEYDKLPFEKIFKPLGITNVTFERDGSGTYVGSSYLYMTAKDLAKIGYLYLNDGIWNGERLLPEGWIQFTRTPAPGYKSTPYSEDLSQDNYTAHWYANTGVPERGIHEPWPDAPKDTFAGLGHWGQMLYVIPSLDLIIVRFGDDREKAFIKNDFLKLVKESVIR
- a CDS encoding energy transducer TonB: MAQLSFDFRLPEKEEGERRLFFAFTFVILIASFVLAHLITRNMLWKMLAEEQSAEMLGPKEQEKIYEVLVEQQFINPDKKDEYKALSNKDSSGGGGLTEKQGFHTLTQFREFIMGSSASTPSKAQPKSEQSKEEEIFEVGIFKADPKSNSNSEESPNQSASSGQMTKIPFNYRFQQDFLFRWDGAKALTIPTKQLAGYYYFKNMLKRIEESFAPPGGGNYAYRDMAGVVAREGIKEGETKVLFMLSEQGQVLDVRLVTSQGQVVVDQACMDSIRGQNFGPVPEEVKSKGLIFGINFIFPGIRYYR